One genomic segment of Brassica napus cultivar Da-Ae chromosome A3, Da-Ae, whole genome shotgun sequence includes these proteins:
- the LOC125607074 gene encoding probable inactive receptor-like kinase BSK12: MGCCNSSPSMEDPPPQNVHQNHGGSDSQITKFSFSDLNKATENFYLKNIVSENGGETSDTVYKGRLHNGGFIAVKKFMNMAWSDSNQFVEEAHRVGKLRHNSVVNLIGYCCDGNERLLVAAFMPNDTLAKRLFHRKNQTMEWEMRLRVAFCVAQALDFCSGGGFTSYNNLNAYSVLFNEDGDACLSCFGLMKEFKDDQRATGCVNSESLIFGFGTLLMNLLSGKQIPPSHAPEMIHGKSVVELIDPNLKGKFSAEEATIIFKLASQCLQYEDIESLNTKDLVTTLETLHTKTNALSYGMLEMAKRQDVSLNQLSTLGDACLKMDLKAIHKILVMAEDDKELVEFSFEEWLEEVKDIQEVRKHGDQAFLEQDFETAIDCYSQLIESRRMVYPSVYARRCLCYLFCNQPDRALKDGMVAQQLFPDWPTAFYLQSVALSQLNMITDSADTLKEATLLEAKRQHQEKES; the protein is encoded by the exons ATGGGCTGTTGCAACTCATCGCCTTCCATGGAAGATCCTCCTCCACAGAATGTTCATCAAAACCATGGAGGAAGTGATTCACAAATAACAAAGTTTTCCTTCTCCGATCTAAACAAGGCCACcgaaaatttttatttgaaaaatatcgTTTCAGAGAACGGAGGGGAAACCTCTGATACCGTCTACAAGGGGCGTTTGCATAACGGTGGCTTCATTGCTGTTAAGAAATTTATGAATATGGCTTGGTCTGATTCTAACCAATTTGTG GAGGAGGCACATAGAGTTGGGAAGTTAAGGCACAACAGTGTAGTAAATTTGATTGGATATTGCTGTGATGGAAATGAAAGGCTTCTTGTGGCAGCCTTCATGCCAAATGATACTCTTGCTAAGCGTTTGTTCCATC GGAAAAATCAAACCATGGAGTGGGAAATGCGGCTGAGAGTAGCGTTTTGCGTAGCTCAAGCATTGGATTTCTGTAGTGGTGGAGGCTTTACATCTTACAATAATTTAAATGCTTACTCGGTTCTGTTTAATGAG GATGGTGATGCTTGTCTATCCTGTTTTGGGTTGATGAAGGAGTTCAAAGATGATCAAAGAGCAACCG GATGTGTGAACTCTGAAAGTTTGATATTTGGATTTGGTACTCTCCTTATGAATTTGCTAAGTGGAAAGCAGATTCCTCCAAGCCAT GCTCCTGAAATGATACATGGCAAGAGTGTTGTTGAGCTGATTGATCCAAACTTGAAAGGAAAGTTCTCTGCCGAAGAAGCCACCATAATTTTCAAACTCGCTTCTCAATGTTTGCAGTACGAGGATATAGAGAGCCTAAATACAAAAGACCTTGTTACAACTCTTGAAACATTGCACACTAAAACAAAC GCCTTATCTTATGGAATGCTTGAAATGGCAAAGCGTCAAGATGTATCTTTGAATCAACTTTCGACACTAGGAGATGCCTGTTTGAAAATGGACCTCAAAGCTATTCATAAAATCTTGGTGATGGCAGAAGATGACAAGGAACTCGTCGAG TTCTCTTTCGAAGAATGGTTAGAAGAGGTAAAAGATATTCAAGAAGTTCGAAAGCACGGTGATCAAGCCTTCCTAGAGCAAGACTTCGAAACTGCCATTGACTGTTATTCCCAG TTAATTGAATCTAGAAGAATGGTGTACCCAAGTGTTTATGCTAGGCGTTGTCTATGCTATTTATTCTGCAATCAACCAGATCGAGCACTTAAAGATGGGATGGTTGCTCAACAACTATTCCCTGATTGGCCAACTGCCTTCTATTTGCAGTCTGTGGCACTATCCCAATTAAACATGATCACTGACTCTGCTGATACTTTGAAAGAAGCAACTCTTCTTGAAGCAAAGAGACAGCACCAGGAGAAAGAATCttga